The following are encoded together in the Periplaneta americana isolate PAMFEO1 chromosome 5, P.americana_PAMFEO1_priV1, whole genome shotgun sequence genome:
- the Spf30 gene encoding survival of motor neuron-related-splicing factor 30 — MADDLQGNLQNYKLQLQQVEAALTTDPTNEELLKLKVDLEEVIELTRDLIKTQLLELKSSEGAAASSNVEEDLTAKLLAAEKPQPEEICTKRDWKVGDKCLAIWSDDGQYYEATIEDITEDGEEVSVVFDNYKNSDVTTLAQLRELKSGVKRSAEDVADSKSKKQVISKQREYQKKKKQKKLQRYKQMEEEREGEKNKWLAFNSKTAKKGMTKKSIFASPDNVNGRVGIGTCGMSGKPMTEFTTAEKWRKGV, encoded by the exons ATGGCAGACGATTTACAAGGAAATCTTCAAAATTACAAGTTACAGTTGCAGCAG GTTGAAGCAGCCCTTACAACAGACCCTACAAACGaagaacttttaaaattaaaagttgaTCTTGAAGAGGTTATAGAATTGACGCGCGATCTAATTAAGACACAGCTCCTAGAGTTAAAATCATCGGAAGGTGCAGCTGCAAGTTCGAATGTTGAAGAAGATCTTACGGCAAAGCTGCTAGCTgccgaaaaacctcaaccagaagaGATTTGTACCAAGAGAGATTGGAAAGTGGGAGATAAATGTCTTGCTATTTGGAGTGATGATGGACA ATACTATGAAGCAACAATTGAGGACATAACAGAAGATGGCGAGGAAGTATCAGTGGTGTTTGACAACTATAAGAATTCAGATGTGACGACTCTGGCCCAATTAAGAGAACTTAAAAGTGGTGTgaagaggtcagcagaagatgtaGCTGATAGCAAGTCCAA AAAACAAGTTAtatcaaaacaacgtgaatatcaaaagaagaagaaacaaaagaagcttcAAAGGTATAAGCAGATGGAAGAGGAACGAGAAGGGGAGAAGAATAAATGGCTTGCATTTAATTCAAAG ACTGCAAAGAAGGGGATGACCAAGAAAAGCATATTTGCTTCACCAGACAATGTAAATGGACGTGTTGGTATTGGTACATGTGGAATGAGTGGTAAACCAATGACAGAATTTACGACAGCTGAAAAGTGGAGGAAAGGAGTGTGA